A single region of the Lycium barbarum isolate Lr01 chromosome 2, ASM1917538v2, whole genome shotgun sequence genome encodes:
- the LOC132627858 gene encoding cold-regulated protein 27, whose product METRLESKGKISRKNMGHKIATKFDEHEEILTMEESQYAEPKIMEWTNEKHSMYLKSMEASFVNHLYGSLDLVGLSRPNKSSRQKHANPSGQYKVFQDGCWTKIDFKKDEPQLNKTSESSTVLASPWIKHYKSQGRHQMRVNSDLQGNTKQNQSPASDFSLCQKDYVTEVMDQNFIDEDLEEGESSREHSTKRMKISLSDGTSSDQVFPFRTSDDW is encoded by the exons ATGGAAACTAGATTGGAATCAAAAGGAAAAATTTCAAGAAAGAATATGGGTCATAAGATTGCAACAAAGTTTGATGAACATGAAGAGATTTTGACTATGGAG GAATCTCAGTATGCTGAACCAAAGATCATGGAATGGACCAACGAGAAGCATAGTATGTATCTCAAGTCTATGGAAGCATCTTTTGTCAACCACTTATATGGTTCCTTAGATTTAGTTGGCTTGTCAAGGCCTAATAAATCCTCAAGGCAAAAGCACGCCAACCCTTCAGGCCAG TATAAGGTGTTTCAAGATGGTTGTTGGACCAAAATCGATTTCAAGAAAGACGAGCCTCAGCTAAATAAAACAAGTGAATCCAGTACTGTATTAGCCAGCCCCTGGATTAAACATTACAAATCTCAAGGCAGACACCAAATGAGAGTAAATTCAGATCTCCAGGGAAACACTAAACAGAATCAATCTCCTGCATCTGACTTCAGTTTGTGCCAAAAAGATTATGTTACAG AGGTGATGGATCAAAATTTTATCGATGAAGATCTTGAAGAAGGAGAGTCTAGCAGGGAGCACAGCACAAAACGGATGAAAATTTCattaagtgatggcacgagcagTGATCAA GTATTCCCATTCCGCACGTCTGATGACTGGTGA